The Terriglobia bacterium genome includes a region encoding these proteins:
- a CDS encoding M36 family metallopeptidase, which translates to MKSLILRLLLITLSFSLYANAQNSTKRIPGPRPDPTRDASFLWMRDSERAARGLPLTDFDMRNRWRPTTPPTHAPGDVQPLQRSLGKRAEVSVSYDAASGVPRHLFATKGRLSAPGTPSSDAVIGFLRSHPELFRMSDSDLNRFLGVRNYTDAHNGVTHVIFKQFANRIEVFQGDVTAAFDRDGALGNLAGSLHPGLQFPPLAYKIDAFEAVRRAAANVFPDLKYNPQYYTLPQTDDQLTEFEQGPFTSKPWARLVWFPIDGTARLAWRVRLNSARRLGWYDMLVDAVSGELLFRYNLFKSDQGLYFPISPDATPAQQISFNGDPLASPNTWVFGFSPQKTRGNNVVAGEDHDGDLENTSSFLSVNAGFPLIQDSHAAGGNFSVYTFKNTFLNTGSSQLTTFDLANKRVRYAPNAVTGGYDVTLSSAAFTAPGTVTVAGVSTCDDCFASVTATGFTFQFYGTPYTTFYISSNGLVTFAAGDSDGYPRTDKLRVTAAIAPLWDDFDPSANPGHVFLDTFAEGTGTSLRITFSAIPEFLTTNSNTFQITLHNHGAGALADVIDVDYQAVAASVGVLGISPGGGANTVLWLRDFSADLPVTSLVSAGQGIAEPYPAPDINVAIVNLFVQANLYHDRMYHLGFTEAAGNFQYDNFGRGGVGGDMVLAGAQAGVLNGDLCNAFFATPEDGTPGITMFFLFSQQFCGFRNVDGVLDATVTIHELTHGLSNRLVGGPLNVTALAGYQGGALGEGWSDAYAAHFNNTPIMGVYATGNSTTGIRTVAYNNSPLTYAQFGNRVQVLLPPSFAPPIGSIFVPEVHTDGEIWASTMWDLRTQLGGDTFIQLVTDAMKLTPPSPSMLDARNAIYVADVLDSGGAHIATIVRVFAARGMGSSASIEPHATGSSNATTVFAAFDNPKVDPIRRIVWQDRAESGMGGWTLDPNPNNLWHITTYRSADLPGGHSFYFGLESTHTYSNGSRVLGTLTSPPIALPRVLSNSNLVLEFDDFLATEAFSIYDSGYVRVSTDNFATFTQVAFRNLNTIGYYTSSSFAHQRINLAPFAGKTIQVQFYFDSLDSGGNAYEGWYVDNVRVVMEGNDVRLMRNQAGRFLASSGASNFGVFRPSTGQWFINPSGLVAVFGGIGDVPVPADYNADGKSEIAIFRPTTCQWFIAGVTVTAFGCGTLGDIPMPGDYATNGTFTVAVFRQPTGEWFVPGLPAGLILSNAPDAIPVVGDFDGDGLIDLAVVAHESTDELTDNLTWTYRRSSDGVIVKSVFGSLLTGDIPVPADYNGDGRTEMAVFRPTTSQWFINGVGTFYFGAAGDIPVPGDYVGDGRARIAVYRVSGGIGHWFIVDVGNFYFGNSTDIPIGAQN; encoded by the coding sequence ATGAAATCGCTAATCCTTCGTCTTCTGCTGATCACATTGAGTTTCAGCCTGTACGCCAATGCGCAGAACTCCACCAAGAGAATTCCCGGACCACGTCCGGATCCCACCCGAGATGCATCGTTCTTGTGGATGCGCGATTCTGAGCGAGCCGCACGAGGCCTTCCGCTCACCGACTTCGACATGCGCAACCGGTGGCGGCCCACGACGCCGCCCACGCATGCTCCCGGCGATGTCCAGCCGCTGCAACGCAGCCTCGGAAAGAGGGCGGAGGTGTCGGTATCGTACGACGCCGCGTCCGGCGTGCCGCGCCACCTGTTTGCGACGAAAGGCCGGTTGAGCGCGCCCGGCACCCCGTCCAGCGATGCCGTGATCGGGTTCCTGCGCTCCCACCCGGAGCTTTTCCGGATGAGCGACAGCGACCTGAATCGGTTCCTCGGCGTCCGTAACTACACCGACGCTCATAATGGCGTCACTCACGTCATCTTCAAACAATTCGCCAACCGAATTGAAGTCTTTCAAGGAGATGTCACCGCCGCGTTTGACCGCGACGGAGCGCTGGGCAACTTGGCCGGCTCGCTCCATCCCGGATTGCAGTTTCCACCTCTGGCTTACAAGATCGATGCGTTTGAGGCGGTGCGGCGGGCTGCAGCGAACGTTTTCCCCGACTTGAAATACAACCCCCAGTACTACACGCTCCCGCAAACCGACGACCAACTCACAGAATTCGAGCAGGGGCCGTTCACCAGCAAGCCGTGGGCGCGGCTGGTGTGGTTCCCCATCGACGGCACCGCGCGGCTGGCCTGGCGCGTGCGCCTGAATTCCGCTCGGCGTCTGGGTTGGTACGACATGCTGGTAGACGCCGTCAGTGGAGAGCTCCTATTCCGCTACAACCTGTTCAAATCCGACCAGGGGCTCTATTTTCCGATCAGCCCGGATGCCACGCCGGCACAGCAAATCTCCTTCAATGGTGACCCGCTTGCCTCGCCTAACACCTGGGTGTTTGGTTTCTCTCCGCAAAAAACGCGTGGCAACAATGTTGTCGCCGGCGAAGATCACGATGGCGATCTGGAAAATACGAGCAGCTTCCTCTCCGTCAACGCCGGTTTCCCCCTGATTCAGGATTCGCATGCCGCCGGAGGGAACTTCAGCGTTTACACCTTTAAGAACACCTTTTTGAATACTGGCTCAAGCCAACTCACGACATTCGATCTGGCCAATAAGCGGGTTCGCTACGCCCCAAATGCCGTGACGGGAGGTTATGACGTAACGCTTTCTTCCGCGGCATTCACCGCTCCCGGCACCGTCACAGTGGCTGGCGTCAGCACATGCGATGACTGCTTCGCCAGCGTTACGGCGACCGGCTTTACTTTCCAGTTTTATGGAACCCCGTACACCACCTTCTACATCAGCAGCAATGGTCTGGTGACCTTTGCCGCCGGGGATTCGGACGGTTACCCGAGGACGGACAAACTCCGCGTCACGGCGGCGATTGCTCCCCTCTGGGACGACTTCGATCCATCGGCCAACCCGGGCCACGTTTTCCTCGATACCTTCGCGGAAGGCACCGGAACCAGCCTTCGCATCACTTTTTCCGCCATCCCGGAGTTCCTCACAACCAATTCCAACACGTTTCAGATCACGTTGCACAATCATGGCGCCGGGGCCTTGGCGGACGTGATTGACGTTGATTATCAGGCCGTGGCTGCCTCGGTTGGTGTTCTGGGTATCAGTCCGGGAGGAGGCGCCAACACGGTGCTGTGGCTGCGTGATTTCTCGGCTGATCTGCCCGTCACCAGTCTGGTGAGCGCCGGACAGGGCATCGCAGAGCCCTATCCTGCCCCCGACATCAACGTCGCCATCGTGAACCTCTTTGTTCAGGCCAATCTGTACCATGATCGCATGTATCACCTCGGGTTCACCGAAGCGGCGGGCAACTTCCAATACGACAACTTCGGTCGCGGAGGTGTGGGCGGAGATATGGTTCTGGCGGGAGCGCAGGCGGGTGTCCTTAATGGCGACCTGTGTAATGCGTTTTTTGCGACCCCGGAAGATGGTACACCGGGGATCACCATGTTCTTCCTCTTCTCCCAGCAGTTCTGCGGCTTCCGAAATGTGGATGGTGTTCTCGACGCGACCGTCACCATCCATGAGTTAACCCACGGTCTCTCCAACCGCCTGGTCGGCGGACCTCTGAATGTGACGGCTCTCGCAGGATACCAGGGTGGGGCGTTGGGAGAGGGCTGGAGCGATGCCTACGCGGCTCACTTCAACAATACGCCGATAATGGGCGTGTATGCCACCGGAAACAGCACCACCGGGATTCGCACCGTGGCCTACAACAACAGCCCGCTCACCTATGCGCAATTCGGCAATCGCGTGCAGGTACTGCTTCCCCCATCGTTTGCCCCGCCCATTGGATCTATATTCGTGCCGGAAGTGCACACCGATGGCGAAATCTGGGCCTCTACCATGTGGGATTTGCGTACTCAACTGGGTGGCGACACCTTCATACAACTGGTTACCGATGCGATGAAGCTGACGCCCCCCTCCCCATCGATGCTGGATGCCCGCAATGCCATCTATGTCGCCGACGTGCTGGACTCCGGGGGGGCGCACATCGCAACCATCGTGCGTGTCTTCGCCGCGCGCGGCATGGGGTCATCAGCGTCGATCGAACCGCATGCGACGGGGAGCAGCAACGCCACGACGGTGTTTGCAGCTTTTGACAATCCTAAGGTGGATCCCATCCGCCGGATCGTGTGGCAGGATCGCGCCGAGTCGGGCATGGGCGGTTGGACCTTGGATCCGAACCCCAACAATCTCTGGCATATCACCACCTACCGCTCGGCGGACCTCCCCGGGGGACACTCCTTCTACTTTGGGCTGGAATCCACCCATACCTACAGCAACGGCAGCCGTGTGCTGGGCACGCTGACTTCACCGCCCATCGCTCTCCCGCGGGTGCTGAGCAATAGCAACCTGGTATTGGAATTCGATGATTTCTTGGCGACGGAAGCTTTCTCGATCTACGACTCCGGTTATGTACGCGTGTCCACTGACAACTTTGCCACCTTCACCCAGGTTGCGTTTCGCAACCTGAACACCATCGGCTATTACACCAGCAGCAGTTTTGCTCACCAGCGGATCAACCTGGCGCCGTTTGCCGGCAAGACCATTCAAGTCCAGTTCTATTTCGATTCCCTCGACAGTGGTGGAAATGCCTACGAGGGCTGGTACGTGGATAACGTCCGCGTCGTGATGGAAGGCAATGACGTTCGCCTCATGCGCAACCAGGCTGGACGATTCTTGGCTTCCAGCGGAGCATCGAATTTCGGTGTTTTCCGTCCCAGCACAGGTCAATGGTTCATTAATCCCAGCGGACTTGTAGCTGTGTTCGGCGGCATTGGGGACGTGCCCGTGCCCGCGGACTACAACGCGGACGGCAAGTCCGAAATTGCCATCTTCCGGCCCACTACCTGCCAGTGGTTTATCGCTGGCGTCACTGTTACCGCGTTCGGCTGTGGCACTCTTGGAGACATCCCCATGCCTGGAGACTACGCGACTAACGGTACTTTCACCGTGGCTGTATTTCGTCAGCCTACAGGCGAGTGGTTTGTGCCAGGTTTGCCGGCAGGATTGATTTTGTCCAATGCACCGGATGCGATCCCCGTCGTCGGCGACTTTGATGGCGATGGCCTTATTGACCTGGCTGTCGTGGCCCACGAGTCGACCGATGAGCTAACCGACAACCTGACTTGGACATACCGAAGGAGTTCCGACGGAGTAATCGTAAAGTCGGTCTTTGGCAGTCTGCTGACGGGCGATATACCCGTCCCAGCAGATTACAACGGCGATGGCAGAACAGAAATGGCAGTCTTCCGCCCAACGACGAGTCAATGGTTCATCAACGGTGTGGGCACATTCTATTTTGGGGCCGCGGGCGACATCCCCGTGCCGGGCGATTACGTAGGAGATGGGAGGGCCCGGATCGCGGTGTACCGCGTCAGCGGCGGAATTGGCCACTGGTTCATTGTCGACGTGGGAAATTTCTATTTCGGCAACTCTACGGACATTCCGATAGGAGCACAGAACTAA
- the lhgO gene encoding L-2-hydroxyglutarate oxidase — protein sequence MTDNHFHLIIIGGGIVGLATAMEVTRRFPALRLAVLEKEAGLAAHQSGHNSGVIHSGLYYRPGSLKAKLCVAGASAMVAFCREHGIAYEICGKVVVATDERELPGLEELQRRGHASGVFGLAMIGPERLRELEPHAAGIRALHVPTTGITDYAAVTRKYAEIVAAANGTVLTGTEVVGIVRGSGEVVVQTTRGDYRAGFLINCAGLYSDRISRLAGAETDVRIIPFRGEYYEIAPARRSLVRGLIYPVPDPDLPFLGVHFTRRVDGSIEAGPNAVLALRREGYRKTDISIGELGQAMTFGGFWRMARKFWKVGAGEYYRSLNKAAFVKALRRLVPELQAANLAPGGSGVRAQAVDRSGKLVDDFRFAVSERAVHVVNVPSPAATASIVIGREIVKMAAERLTNA from the coding sequence ATGACTGATAACCACTTCCATCTCATCATTATCGGCGGCGGAATCGTCGGACTCGCCACCGCCATGGAAGTTACGCGCCGCTTCCCCGCCCTGCGCCTCGCCGTCTTGGAGAAGGAAGCCGGCCTCGCCGCCCACCAGAGCGGCCACAACAGCGGCGTTATCCACTCTGGCCTTTATTACCGTCCCGGCTCGCTGAAGGCGAAGTTGTGCGTCGCCGGCGCCTCCGCCATGGTCGCCTTCTGCCGCGAGCATGGCATCGCGTATGAGATCTGCGGCAAGGTGGTGGTCGCGACCGACGAGCGCGAACTTCCGGGCTTGGAGGAGTTGCAGCGCCGTGGTCATGCCAGCGGTGTCTTCGGCCTGGCGATGATCGGCCCGGAGCGCTTGCGCGAACTGGAGCCGCACGCCGCCGGAATCCGCGCACTGCACGTGCCCACCACCGGCATCACGGACTACGCCGCCGTCACCCGCAAGTATGCGGAAATCGTCGCGGCGGCGAATGGAACCGTGCTGACGGGAACGGAAGTCGTGGGGATCGTGCGCGGCAGCGGAGAAGTTGTGGTGCAGACTACGCGCGGGGATTACCGTGCAGGATTTCTAATCAACTGCGCCGGGCTGTACAGCGATCGGATCAGCCGTTTGGCAGGTGCTGAAACCGATGTCAGGATTATTCCGTTTCGCGGCGAGTATTACGAGATCGCGCCCGCGCGGCGGAGCCTGGTGCGCGGCCTGATCTATCCCGTACCCGACCCCGACCTGCCCTTTCTTGGCGTGCACTTCACCCGGCGCGTGGACGGCAGCATCGAAGCGGGCCCCAACGCGGTGCTGGCGTTGCGCCGCGAGGGCTATCGCAAGACCGACATCAGCATCGGCGAGTTAGGCCAAGCCATGACCTTCGGCGGCTTCTGGCGCATGGCGCGCAAGTTCTGGAAGGTGGGCGCCGGCGAGTACTACCGGTCGCTCAACAAAGCGGCGTTCGTGAAGGCGCTGCGACGGCTAGTCCCGGAGTTGCAGGCCGCCAATCTTGCGCCGGGCGGCTCGGGCGTGCGAGCGCAAGCCGTGGACCGCAGCGGCAAACTGGTGGACGATTTTCGGTTTGCCGTCAGCGAGCGCGCCGTGCACGTCGTCAACGTTCCCTCGCCCGCAGCGACGGCCTCGATCGTCATCGGCCGGGAGATCGTGAAGATGGCGGCGGAACGCCTAACGAATGCATGA
- a CDS encoding nucleotidyltransferase family protein — MKAFLLAAGHGTRLRPLTDSIPKCLVPIRGTPMLRIWLELCRRYGINKVLINLHAHADQVRAYLSRENCGPAVEVFEEPTLLGSAGTLLANRGWIDSDELFWVFYADVLTTVNLGRMLDFHRSHGACATLGVYSVPDPSRCGVITADPRGVVRNFVEKPLHPTSNVVFSGILIGTQAMLSAIPAVPQADIARHLLPNLLGRMYAYPISEFLVDIGTMNNYRFAQESWPGLLGSKSDSGLTSC, encoded by the coding sequence GTGAAAGCCTTTCTCCTCGCGGCGGGGCACGGAACACGCCTGCGTCCGCTCACCGATAGCATTCCCAAATGCCTCGTGCCCATCCGTGGCACCCCGATGTTGCGCATCTGGCTGGAGCTGTGTCGCCGCTACGGCATCAACAAGGTCTTGATCAATCTTCACGCCCACGCCGACCAGGTGCGCGCATATCTGTCGCGCGAGAATTGCGGGCCCGCCGTGGAGGTCTTCGAAGAGCCAACGTTGTTGGGCAGCGCCGGCACGCTGTTGGCCAATCGCGGTTGGATCGACTCGGACGAGTTGTTCTGGGTTTTTTACGCCGATGTCCTGACCACCGTCAATCTTGGGCGCATGTTGGATTTCCACCGCAGCCACGGCGCATGCGCCACTCTCGGCGTATACTCCGTGCCCGATCCCTCACGCTGTGGCGTCATCACCGCCGACCCGCGGGGAGTGGTTCGCAATTTCGTCGAGAAGCCGCTCCACCCCACCAGCAACGTAGTGTTTTCGGGGATCCTGATCGGAACCCAGGCCATGCTCAGCGCCATTCCTGCTGTGCCGCAAGCGGATATCGCTCGCCACCTGCTCCCCAACCTGCTGGGCCGGATGTACGCCTATCCCATTTCCGAGTTTCTGGTTGATATCGGTACAATGAATAACTATCGCTTTGCACAAGAGAGCTGGCCCGGTCTTTTGGGTTCCAAGTCCGATTCGGGATTGACCTCATGCTGA
- a CDS encoding ABC transporter ATP-binding protein: MGTTSQTTTSSTSQTTASTPVIHVEEVHKYYDLGEAKVHALRGVSVDIAAGEFVAVMGASGGGKSTFMNILGCLDRPSSGRYVLEGTDVSTLTKRDLAAIRNRKIGFVFQGFNLLARTTAMENVELPTHYARIPREEATRRAVAALNQVGLADRAEHFPSQLSGGQQQRVAIARALVNLPTILLADEPTGNLDSRTAVEIMDIFQRLNEERGLTIVLVTHEPDIAQFAKRNLFFRDGKIRRDEVLSNRPRAIEVLQHMPVLED; this comes from the coding sequence ATGGGAACCACTTCACAAACGACCACATCCTCGACATCACAAACCACCGCTTCCACCCCCGTCATCCATGTCGAAGAGGTGCACAAGTACTACGACCTGGGCGAAGCGAAGGTGCACGCCCTGCGCGGTGTTTCGGTGGACATCGCCGCCGGCGAGTTCGTTGCCGTCATGGGCGCCAGCGGCGGCGGCAAATCCACCTTCATGAATATCCTTGGCTGCCTTGACCGGCCCAGCAGCGGGCGCTACGTGCTGGAAGGCACCGACGTCTCCACCCTGACCAAGCGCGACCTGGCCGCCATCCGCAACCGCAAAATCGGATTCGTCTTCCAGGGATTCAACCTGCTGGCGCGCACCACCGCCATGGAGAATGTCGAATTGCCGACGCATTATGCCCGCATCCCGCGTGAGGAAGCGACGCGCCGCGCCGTGGCCGCGCTCAACCAGGTCGGCCTCGCGGATCGTGCCGAGCACTTCCCTTCCCAGCTTTCCGGCGGGCAGCAGCAGCGTGTTGCCATCGCTCGCGCGCTCGTCAACCTGCCCACCATCCTGCTCGCCGACGAACCCACCGGCAATCTCGACAGCCGCACCGCGGTGGAAATCATGGACATCTTCCAGCGCCTCAACGAAGAGCGCGGGCTGACCATCGTGCTGGTTACGCACGAGCCAGACATTGCGCAGTTCGCCAAGCGCAATCTCTTCTTCCGCGATGGAAAAATCCGCCGCGACGAAGTGCTCTCCAACCGCCCCCGCGCCATCGAAGTTCTACAGCACATGCCGGTGCTGGAAGACTAG
- a CDS encoding HAD family phosphatase, with translation MLKGIIFDLDGVVIDSHPIHKSAWKRFLASLGRHVTDDELDFVLDGRKKEDILRHFLGDLSEEQIRNYGHQKEMMFREESRAIKLVDGVADFLGQIQRAGIPMGLATSGSYSRVQYILDRLDLRRRFQVVVTGDDVLKGKPDPAIFVLAARQLQCPHADVLVVEDAVAGVRAAKQAGMKCLGIAGSNGLGPLLREAGADGVVSNFVGLSVESLHNIGNGYRIDLA, from the coding sequence ATGCTGAAGGGCATAATTTTCGACTTGGATGGCGTCGTGATTGACAGCCATCCCATTCACAAATCAGCTTGGAAGCGTTTCTTGGCCTCCCTCGGCAGGCACGTGACCGACGACGAATTGGACTTTGTTCTCGACGGTCGGAAAAAAGAGGACATATTGCGGCACTTCCTGGGCGATCTGTCGGAGGAACAGATACGCAATTACGGCCATCAGAAAGAGATGATGTTCCGTGAAGAGTCGCGGGCCATCAAGCTGGTGGACGGCGTCGCCGACTTCCTCGGCCAGATCCAACGAGCCGGAATTCCCATGGGTTTGGCGACTTCGGGGAGTTATAGCAGGGTGCAATACATTCTTGACCGCTTGGACTTGCGCCGCCGCTTCCAGGTCGTTGTAACCGGCGATGATGTCCTCAAGGGCAAACCCGATCCCGCGATCTTCGTCCTGGCTGCCCGACAACTTCAATGCCCCCATGCAGATGTGCTGGTTGTAGAAGACGCGGTCGCCGGGGTCCGGGCAGCCAAGCAAGCCGGTATGAAGTGCCTCGGCATTGCCGGCTCCAACGGCCTTGGCCCGTTGTTGCGCGAGGCGGGTGCGGACGGGGTTGTGTCCAACTTCGTCGGCCTTTCCGTGGAATCCTTACACAATATCGGAAACGGCTATCGCATTGATCTGGCCTGA
- a CDS encoding sugar transferase yields MTRRLAQFIFVADLLVVGASLFLAYYVRSLAGPSPGTLAVFIAQWWPMILSAIGLWTILYIHMKLDGFRGGWHLPRLTSQLTLAVFLLITLLLAVGYLQHQFYYSRLALLSFGFLVLVGFILVRCCVRSLVMSKTRSGGSRKVVILGNGNVARELAHKIEQHPELLLQVVGFLYPGTSESMNGAAAILSSAKDSQPVTSLGVVDLFRASQVEELIVALPDSSALETRKLIAVCRSEGFHVSLIPQWYELYVSRARLVELDGLPMISLENRSLSPVSLLYKRTMDLVLASFLVLLASPLLLVIAASLLVRRGKIFKFEVRCGENGKPFRMYRFNVDREHPDRLIGFERLLAQLSLTELPQLWNVLLGDMALVGPRPESPDRVRHYSDWQKQRLTITPGLTGLAQVYGLRDRHSSEAKARFDVQYIYDWSPLLDLSLVLQTVWTLAVRLFHPDRAVAQVPPVVAPGLTEVMRANRTHSGAD; encoded by the coding sequence ATGACGCGAAGACTGGCGCAATTCATTTTTGTTGCTGATTTGCTCGTCGTGGGCGCCTCGTTGTTCCTGGCGTACTACGTCCGCTCCTTGGCCGGACCCTCGCCGGGGACCCTTGCGGTCTTCATTGCACAGTGGTGGCCAATGATCCTCTCCGCCATTGGCCTATGGACGATCCTGTATATTCACATGAAGCTGGACGGATTCCGCGGCGGGTGGCATCTTCCCAGACTTACGTCGCAGCTTACCCTGGCTGTCTTTCTTCTTATCACTCTCCTGCTCGCGGTGGGCTATCTCCAGCACCAATTTTATTATTCCCGCCTCGCGCTGCTGTCATTCGGATTTCTTGTTCTGGTTGGCTTTATCCTCGTCCGTTGTTGCGTGCGTTCGTTGGTAATGTCGAAGACCCGCTCCGGTGGCAGCCGGAAGGTCGTTATCCTGGGCAACGGTAACGTCGCCCGCGAACTGGCCCACAAGATTGAGCAGCATCCGGAACTCCTGCTGCAAGTCGTGGGCTTTCTCTACCCGGGGACTTCCGAGTCCATGAACGGCGCCGCCGCGATTCTTTCGTCCGCGAAGGACTCGCAGCCGGTGACGAGTCTCGGTGTCGTCGACCTCTTCCGGGCATCGCAGGTCGAGGAACTGATCGTCGCGCTTCCCGACTCCTCCGCCTTGGAAACAAGAAAGCTTATTGCGGTTTGCCGCAGCGAGGGCTTTCACGTATCCCTCATTCCGCAGTGGTATGAACTCTATGTTTCCAGGGCGCGTCTCGTGGAACTCGACGGCCTTCCGATGATCTCGCTGGAAAATCGCAGCCTCTCGCCCGTCAGTTTGTTGTACAAGCGCACCATGGATCTGGTTCTCGCTTCCTTCCTGGTTCTGCTCGCCTCGCCTCTTCTGCTCGTCATCGCCGCCTCTCTACTGGTCCGGCGTGGCAAGATTTTCAAGTTTGAGGTGCGCTGCGGAGAGAATGGCAAGCCCTTTAGGATGTACCGCTTCAACGTTGATCGCGAGCACCCGGATCGCCTGATTGGTTTTGAGCGCCTGCTTGCCCAGCTCAGCCTCACCGAGCTGCCCCAGCTGTGGAATGTGCTGCTCGGAGACATGGCTTTGGTCGGGCCGCGTCCCGAATCACCGGATCGCGTTCGGCACTACTCGGATTGGCAGAAACAACGCCTTACCATCACCCCGGGGCTCACCGGCCTGGCCCAAGTCTATGGCCTGCGCGACCGCCATTCGTCCGAGGCCAAGGCGCGCTTCGACGTTCAATACATCTACGACTGGTCGCCATTGCTCGATTTGTCGCTGGTGTTGCAGACGGTGTGGACGTTGGCAGTTCGGCTCTTCCATCCCGATCGTGCCGTGGCGCAGGTTCCGCCGGTCGTTGCGCCCGGGCTCACGGAGGTGATGCGTGCTAATCGTACGCACTCCGGTGCGGATTAG
- a CDS encoding GHMP kinase, with the protein MLIVRTPVRISFGGGGTDLPAYYEQFGGAVLSAAINKHFYTILQKRTDGKVQVISSDLRAIETWEDITRMAGKGSDLEIPFSVLKEIGCAVSVSLFLASEIPPGTGLGSSASVCVNVLKTLATYLRMNLSKYELAERAFHIARNVLRKPVGKQDEYAAAFGGLNYIKFERDGSVVVEPLMLDSDVMRELQSSLMLFFTGASHDSWKILAEQESSTKDEHGLAVESLHQIRELADEMRVALKSGNLRAFGLLLHQGWQAKRRVSNKISTARIDAMYEAARNAGALGGKITGAGGGGFLLFFCPEQQQADVRAAMSQFGAREMTFDFDFNGAQVVADDPFIDGDELGGMRWTFSPVRSTASTPHP; encoded by the coding sequence GTGCTAATCGTACGCACTCCGGTGCGGATTAGCTTCGGCGGGGGCGGAACCGATCTCCCTGCCTATTACGAGCAGTTCGGCGGTGCCGTCCTCAGTGCCGCTATCAATAAGCATTTCTATACCATCCTGCAGAAGCGCACCGACGGCAAGGTGCAGGTGATTTCCTCGGATCTGCGGGCGATCGAGACCTGGGAAGACATTACCCGCATGGCGGGCAAGGGCAGTGATCTCGAGATCCCGTTCTCCGTCCTCAAGGAAATCGGCTGTGCGGTTTCCGTCAGTTTATTTCTCGCATCCGAGATTCCGCCCGGCACCGGCTTGGGTTCCTCGGCCAGTGTCTGCGTCAACGTCCTCAAAACTCTTGCGACCTACTTGCGCATGAACCTGTCCAAGTACGAACTGGCGGAACGCGCGTTTCACATCGCCCGCAACGTCCTGCGCAAGCCCGTCGGTAAGCAGGACGAGTACGCTGCTGCCTTTGGCGGCCTGAATTACATCAAGTTTGAACGTGACGGCTCCGTCGTTGTTGAACCGCTGATGCTTGACTCCGACGTCATGCGCGAGCTGCAAAGCAGCCTGATGTTGTTCTTCACCGGCGCTTCGCACGATTCCTGGAAAATTCTGGCGGAACAGGAGTCCTCGACGAAAGACGAACATGGGTTGGCGGTGGAATCGCTGCACCAGATTCGTGAACTCGCCGATGAGATGCGGGTCGCCCTCAAAAGTGGTAACTTGCGCGCCTTCGGATTGCTGCTGCACCAGGGGTGGCAAGCCAAAAGACGTGTCTCCAACAAGATCTCTACCGCTCGCATTGATGCGATGTATGAGGCGGCTCGCAATGCCGGTGCTCTGGGCGGCAAGATTACCGGCGCGGGCGGCGGCGGTTTCCTTCTTTTCTTCTGTCCGGAACAGCAGCAGGCTGACGTTCGCGCAGCCATGAGCCAGTTCGGCGCACGGGAAATGACCTTCGATTTCGATTTTAACGGCGCTCAGGTCGTCGCCGACGACCCCTTCATCGACGGAGATGAACTCGGCGGCATGCGCTGGACCTTTTCCCCGGTGCGTTCCACCGCTTCTACTCCTCATCCCTAG